AATTTAAAAAACACATTAATATCCGAGAATATTTTTAATGACAGTTGCAAATCGGGATATATTGAGTTTTTTTCTTCAGACCCAAAATACGAACAGTTATATAAAGATTTTTGGCAAAGCATAATACATAAAAAGTTTTGAAAAGAGTATATTTGCTCTTGCCAAAGATTGGAAGATAACTTATAATACAAGTATGAGATTATTTCTGACTAATGATGATGGCATTTTGGCAAAAGGAATTAATGCTCTGGCAAAAGGACTGGCTGACGGAAATGAAGTATTTATCGTAGCACCCGACAGAGAAAGATCTGCTTGCGGCCATTCACTAACGATTAACAATCCCATTAAGTACAATCAAATTAATCTGATTAAGGGTGTAGAAAGCTACAAAACAGATGGAACTCCCGCAGATTGTGTCAAGTTTGGTTTAGCTCAGCTTTATGAAGGAATGCCTGATTTATTGATTTCTGGCATTAATTTTGGTGCTAATCTTGGTACTGACGTTTTATATTCAGGAACTGTTTCAGCGGCTTTTGAGGGCAGAATACTGGGCGTAAAATCGATTGCAATAAGCATTCCTGATCATAATCCTGACGAAAAGGCTGTTCAATCTGCAGTTGATTTTATAAAACAAAATCTAGAAGTTTTCAAAAACCTTGAATTGCCCGAAAAGACCATTCTTAATATCAATCATCCCAATACTGCGGAACCAAAAGGTGTAAGGCTGGCAACTATGGGCTTTCAAGAATATGATGATGAATATGTTCCAGGAACAGTAGTTAATATGTTCCTTTTAAAAGGAAAACCGATAAAGCATCATAAAAATGCAGAAGATACAGATGTAGAATTATCGCGTCAGGGATAC
Above is a window of Clostridia bacterium DNA encoding:
- the surE gene encoding 5'/3'-nucleotidase SurE, with product MRLFLTNDDGILAKGINALAKGLADGNEVFIVAPDRERSACGHSLTINNPIKYNQINLIKGVESYKTDGTPADCVKFGLAQLYEGMPDLLISGINFGANLGTDVLYSGTVSAAFEGRILGVKSIAISIPDHNPDEKAVQSAVDFIKQNLEVFKNLELPEKTILNINHPNTAEPKGVRLATMGFQEYDDEYVPGTVVNMFLLKGKPIKHHKNAEDTDVELSRQGYITITPISFNLTDNQCLETLKQKGIF